In Archocentrus centrarchus isolate MPI-CPG fArcCen1 chromosome 21, fArcCen1, whole genome shotgun sequence, the following are encoded in one genomic region:
- the LOC115800306 gene encoding activin receptor type-1C-like translates to MSLSEVCSANPLKVQSTEAEQTAFLDRLLTETFVARVHGRRTLPQCLYVVFSVELLCERCAREGADAALTMTGPGKQCFQAALIFLTFAQLTAGLKCVCQLCTNHTCETAADGACWNSVMLIDGKEETVKSCLSPSEMKGQVFCYSSRNVSKRNCCFTDFCNNETLHLYPVRPSEEPGWSRLQLIVVILVPSCLLCVGILLGVFVVQGHRCAYRRAHKQDPEEPLDDQMLMSPDKSLKDLIYDMSTSGSGSGLPLLVQRTIARTIVLQETIGKGRYGEVWRGKWRGEDVAVKIFSSRDERSWFREAEIYQTVMLRHENILGFIAADNKDNGSWTQLWLVSEYHEHGSLYDYLNRHTVSVEGMIILALSIASGLAHLHMEIIGTQGKPAIAHRDLKSKNVLVKKNGTAVIADLGLAVKLDSSTNTIDIPSNHRVGTKRYMAPEILDETININTFESFKRADIYSLGLVFWELARRCSDRGLHEDFQLPYYDMVPSDPSIEDMRKVVCDQKLRPSIPNQWQSCEALRVMGKLMRECWYANSSARLTALRVKKTLSQLSAIKDIKE, encoded by the exons ATGTCTTTATCAGAGGTCTGCAGCGCTAATCCTCTTAAAGTCCAGTCAACAGAGGCGGAGCAAACTGCGTTTCTCGATCGTTTACTGACGGAGACGTTTGTGGCGAGAGTGCATGGCCGACGGACTTTACCGCAATGTTTATATGTCGTGTTTTCTGTAGAGTTGCTGTGTGAGCGGTGCGCCAGAGAGGGAGCAGATGCGGCTCTTACCATGACTGGTCCCGGGAAGCAGTGCTTTCAGGCGGCGTTGATCTTCCTGACTTTCGCCCAGCTGACTGCAG gtttgaagtgtgtgtgcCAGCTGTGTACCAACCACACCTGTGAGACAGCTGCAGACGGGGCCTGCTGGAACTCTGTGATGCTGATTGACGGCAAAGAGGAGACAGTGAAGTCCTGCCTGTCTCCCTCTGAGATGAAGGGCCAGGTCTTCTGCTACAGCTCCAGAAATGTCTCCAAGAGGAACTGTTGCTTTACTGACTTCTGCAACAACGAGACTCTGCACCTTTACCCAG TGAGACCGTCTGAAGAACCTGGCTGGAGCAGGCTGCAGCTCATTGTGGTGATCCTGGTGCCctcctgcctgctgtgtgtaGGGATCCTGCTGGGTGTGTTCGTTGTGCAGGGCCACCGTTGTGCCTACAGGCGAGCCCACAAGCAGGACCCGGAGGAGCCTCTGGATGATCAGATGCTAATGTCACCTGACAAAAGCCTCAAAGATCTGATCTATGACATGAGCACCTCAGGTTCAGGATCAG GACTGCCACTGCTGGTCCAGCGAACCATAGCTCGAACCATTGTCCTGCAGGAGACCATTGGAAAAGGTCGATATGGTGAGGTGTGGCGGGGCAAGTGGAGGGGAGAGGACGTGGCAGTTAAGATCTTCTCTTCCAGGGATGAGCGATCGTGGTTCCGTGAAGCTGAGATCTATCAGACTGTCATGCTCAGGCACGAAAACATCCTGGGCTTTATTGCTGCTGATAACAAAG ATAACGGCTCATGGACTCAGCTCTGGTTGGTGTCAGAGTACCATGAGCATGGCTCCCTGTATGATTACCTGAATAGGCACACCGTCTCAGTGGAAGGCATGATTATTCTTGCTCTGTCCATAGCCAGTGGGCTGGCACATCTCCACATGGAAATCATTGGCACACAGG GGAAGCCTGCCATTGCTCACAGAGACCTAAAGTCTAAAAATGTCTTAGTGAAGAAGAATGGGACAGCGGTGATTGCAGATTTGGGTTTGGCCGTGAAACTCGACTCCAGCACAAACACCATAGACATACCATCCAACCACAGAGTGGGAACTAAGAG GTACATGGCTCCAGAAATCCTGGATGAGACAATCAATATAAACACCTTTGAATCATTCAAGCGGGCAGATATCTATTCATTAGGCCTGGTGTTCTGGGAACTGGCCAGAAGATGCTCCGATAGGG GACTTCATGAGGATTTCCAGCTGCCTTATTATGACATGGTGCCTTCAGATCCATCTATTGAGGACATGAGGAAGGTAGTctgtgatcagaaactcagaCCCAGCATACCCAATCAGTGGCAGAGCTGTGAG GCTCTGCGTGTGATGGGCAAGCTGATGAGAGAGTGCTGGTACGCCAATTCTTCGGCGCGACTGACTGCTCTGCGTGTCAAGAAAACCTTGTCTCAGCTATCTGCCATCAAGGACATCAAAGAGTAG
- the LOC115800736 gene encoding activin receptor type-1 encodes MAPIIVLIFLSAVAILVFRRIHHNQMERLTSRDAEYGTIDGLIASNVGESTLADLLDHSCTSGSGSGLPFLVQRTVARQITLNECVGKGRYGEVWRGQWQGENVAVKIFSSRDEKSWFRETEIYNTVLLRHENILGFIASDMTSRNSSTQLWLITHFHEMGSLYDYLQLNTLDATSCLRMSLSIASGLAHLHVEIFGTQGKPAIAHRDLKSKNILVKKNGQCSIADLGLAVMHFQDTNELDVGNNPKVGTKRYMAPEVLDDSIQTDCFESYKRVDIWALGLVLWEIARRTVSNGIVEDYKPPFHDVVPNDPSFEDMRKVVCVDQQRPNIPNRWFSDPTLTSMAKLMKECWYQNPSARLTALRIKKTLTKIDNSLDKIKTDI; translated from the exons ATGGCACCCATCATtgttctcatcttcctctcggCTGTTGCTATCCTGGTGTTCAGAAGGATCCACCACAACCAAATGGAGAGACTAACCTCACGAGATGCTGAATATGGAACTATTGACGGGCTTATAGCTTCTAACGTGGGGGAGAGCACTCTGGCG GATTTGCTGGATCATTCCTGCACTTCAGGAAGTGGCTCAGGACTCCCTTTCCTTGTTCAGAGAACTGTTGCACGACAAATCACACTCAATGAGTGTGTGG GTAAAGGGCGTTATGGTGAAGTGTGGAGGGGCCAATGGCAGGGAGAGAATGTTGCAGTTAAAATTTTCTCCTCTCGAGATGAAAAGTCTTGGTTCAGAGAGACTGAAATCTACAACACTGTACTGCTGAGACATGAAAATATCTTGG GCTTCATCGCTTCAGACATGACTTCGAGGAACTCCAGCACTCAGCTGTGGCTCATCACTCACTTTCACGAGATGGGCTCTTTGTACGATTACCTTCAGCTCAACACCCTCGACGCAACCAGCTGCCTCCGCATGTCGCTCTCCATTGCGAGTGGTCTAGCGCACTTGCATGTCGAGATCTTCGGTACTCAGGGCAAGCCAGCCATTGCCCACCGAGACCTGAAGAGCAAAAACATATTGGTGAAAAAGAATGGCCAGTGCAGCATTGCTGACCTAG GTCTGGCGGTCATGCATTTTCAAGACACAAATGAGTTAGATGTGGGGAACAACCCTAAAGTTGGAACAAAGCGCTACATGGCCCCTGAAGTGCTTGATGACTCCATCCAGACGGACTGCTTCGAGTCCTACAAGAGAGTGGATATCTGGGCCTTGGGCCTTGTCCTGTGGGAGATTGCCAGGAGGACAGTCAGTAATG GAATTGTAGAGGACTACAAGCCCCCTTTTCATGATGTGGTCCCAAATGATCCCAGTTTTGAGGATATGAGGAAAGTTGTGTGTGTGGATCAGCAGAGGCCCAACATCCCAAACAGATGGTTTTCAGACCCA ACTTTAACCTCCATGGCTAAACTCATGAAGGAGTGCTGGTACCAGAATCCATCAGCCAGATTAACAGCACTGCGCATCAAAAAGACTCTCACAAAGATCGACAACTCTttggataaaataaaaacagacatttga
- the LOC115801061 gene encoding uncharacterized protein LOC115801061, whose protein sequence is MERRAIPPNTPKLSAEEDALAPQVLEILSGINPEAFETLKEPEDRDVWSLEEGDDSVFYSDEEQAQLDIKSTVSAGNKCRHLANTLSDEPNQQKEYKAGEEANPAKENLDIEREITQLITWTQEEPQKLHTDKAKQMRGLDPGEPGADSQPRPGQFVRTCEDFLQSHCTTAEMQTQPEQNVLAEQANRQVKEEEVELQAQTPDLKSFDVPNEEGYTRLKREIKYPGQLSGAEFQKSSAGQLQADQKTEQVQKYNVQVGLHQNRSPGYSSLPLVKKSGCSESHQDSFNHLTSSKYSTVSYRRIRRGNTRQKIDEFEYMIINQ, encoded by the exons ATGGAAAGGAGAGCAATCCCTCCGAATACCCCAAAACTCAGTGCAGAAGAAGATGCACTGGCACCTCAGGTACTGGagattctcagtgggatcaATCCTGAAGCCTTTGAGACCCTGAAGGAACCTGAAGATAGAGATGTGTGGTCACTGGAAGAGGGAGACGACTCTGTGTTTTACAGCGATGAGGAGCAAGCTCAGCTGGACATAAAATCTACAGTATCAGCTGGCAACAAGTGCAGACATCTTGCCAACACTTTGTCAGATGAACCTAACCAGCAGAAAGAGTATAAGGCAGGGGAAGAAGCCAATCCTGCCAAAGAAAATTTAGACATAGAAAGGGAAATTACCCAACTTATCACTTGGACCCAAGAAGAACCCCAAAAGCTCCATACAGACAAAGCTAAACAGATGCGTGGATTAGACCCTGGGGAACCAGGTGCTGATTCTCAACCACGTCCAGGACAGTTTGTGAGAACTTGTGAAGATTTTCTGCAATCACACTGCACAACTgcagaaatgcaaacacaacCTGAGCAAAATGTATTAGCAGAACAAG CAAATCGACAAGttaaagaggaagaagtggAGCTACAGGCTCAGACACCAGACCTTAAGTCCTTTGATGTACCTAATGAGGAAGGATACACAAGGCTGAAAAGGGAGATAAAATACCCAGGCCAGCTGTCTGGTGCTGAATTTCAGAAATCAAGTGCGGGTCAGCTTCAAGCGGATCAGAAAACCGAGCAGGTCCAAAAATATAATGTTCAAGTTGGGCTTCATCAAAACCGCAGTCCGGGTTACTCCAGCCTGCCTCTGGTAAAGAAATCTGGCTGCAGTGAGAGCCACCAGGATTCATTCAACCACCTCACATCCTCCAAGTACAGCACCGTGTCCTATCGCAGGATCCGCAGAGGCAACACCCGTCAGAAGATAGACGAGTTTGAGTACATGATAATTAATCAGTAA